gtgtgtgtgtgtgtgtgtgtgtgtgtgtctctgagtgtgtgtgtgtgtgtgtgtgtctgagtgtgtgtgtgtgtgtgtgtgtgtctctgagtgtgtgtgtgtctctgagtgtgtgtgtgtgtgtgtgtgtgtgtgtgtctctgagtgggtgtgtgtgtctgagtgtgtgtgtgtgtgtctgagtgtgtgtgtgtgtgtgtgtgtgtgtgtgtgtgtgtgtgtgtctgagtgtgtgtgtgtgtgtgtctctgagtgtgtgtgtgtgtttgtgtgtctgagtgtgtgtgtgtgtgtgtgtgtgtgtgtgtgtgtgtctgagtgtgtgtgtgtgtgtgtgtgtgtctctctctctgagtgtgtgtgtgtgtgtgtgtgtctgagtgtgtgtgtgtgtctgagtgtgtgtgtgtgtgtgtgtgtgtgtgtgtgtgtgtgtgtgtctctgagtgtgtgtgtgtgtgtgtgtctctgagtgtgtgtgtgtgtgtgtctgagtgtgtgtgtgtctctgagtgtgtgtgtgtgtgtgtctctgagtgtgtgtgtgtgtgtgtgtgtgtgtgtctgagtgtgtgtgtgtgtgtgtgtgtgtgtgtgtgtgtgtgtgtctgagtgtgtgtgtgtgtgtgtgtgtgtgtgtgtgtgtgtgtgtctctgagtgtgtgtgtgtgtgtgtgtctctgagtgtgtgtgtgtgtgtgtgtgtgtctgagtgtgtgtgtgtgtgtgtgtgtgtgtgtgtctgagtgtgtgtgtgtgtgtgtgtgtgtgtgtgtgtgtgtgtgtgtgtctctgagtgtgtgtgtgtgtgtgtgtgtgtgtgtgtctctgagtgtgtgtgtgtgtgtgtgtgtctctgagtgtgtgtgtgtgtgtgtgtgtgtgtgtctctgagtgggtgtgtgtctctgagtgtgtgtgtgtgtgtctctgagtgtgtgtgtgtgtgtgtgtgtgtctctgagtgtgtgtgtgtgtgtgtgtgtgtgtgtctctgagtgggtgtgtgtgtgtgtgtgtctctgagtgtgtgtgtgtctctgagtgtgtgtgtgtgtgtctctgagtgtgtgtgtgtgtgtgtgtgtgtctctgagtgtgtgtgtgtgtgtgtctctgagtgtgtgtgtgtgtgtgtgtctctgagtgtgtgtgtgtgtctctgagtgtgtgtgtgtctctgagtgtgtgtgtgtgtgtgtctctgagtgtgtgtgtgtgtgtgtgtgtgtctctgagtgtgtgtgtgtgtgtgtctctgagtgtgtgtgtgtgtgtgtgtctctgagtgtgtgtgtgtgtctctgagtgtgtgtgtgtgtgtgtgtgtgtgtctctgagtgtgtgtgtgtgtgtgtgtgtgtgtgtgtgtgtgtctctgagtgtgtgtgtgtgtgtgtctctgagtgtgtgtgtgtctctgagtgtgtgtgtgtgtgtgtgtgtgtctctgagtgtgtgtgtgtgtgtgtcctgtgcatgtttagtcacatctatttgcaaaaattcaaagtccacgtaaacgcggcttctcctacgtcctcctgttagctgtagcattagctgcatgtaacgctcggttctagcccccctcaaaaacaatttgtcagtgtgacgtcttgtcagtgtgagatcactgatctaagcccattggctcgttgtggcccagcagctcatgttgcacgcccgttaacttctgtaccatgatatgccgtagcctgcggtagcacagtagtgctaaggtgctaatgtttatgctcccctcggagccaaagtggctgagCAACTGActaattacggcagagccgacaggccgtccaatcagatcagacttggcacacctggggactctgaacgtgggcacttcagagccttagagagagtcagaagagagccggtgcatggagcgacagaacatgaaaacagacactttttataactttatctattgtgaacatactttagtagatacatagattaaatataggaACCCCataaagggcagaatatgacctctttaagggTCCAGAGATGTTGGAGGGGGGTAAGAGTCCAGAGATGTTGGAGGGGGGTAAGGGTCCAGAGATGTTGGAGGGGGGTAAGGGTCCAGAGATGTTGGAGGGGGGTAAGGGTCCAGAGATGTTGGAGGGGGGTAAGAGTCCAAACCTCTGGTCTCATAATAACCTGAGGAACGAGGAAAAAAGATAATTATTCTGTGACACGTGCAGCTTTTCTGCTTATGTAACCGAGCACTCCCTGTTCTCACCTGtcaggtgttctctctctctcatcacctgtcaggtgttctctctctcatcacctgtcaggtgttctctctctcatcacctgtcaggtgttctctctctcttcacctgtcaggtgttctctctctctcctcacctgtcaggtgttctctctctcttcacctgtcaggtgttctctctctctcctcacctgtcaggtgttctctctctcatcacctgtcaggtgttctctctctcatcacctgtcaggtgttctctctctcatcacctgtcaggtgttctctctctctcctcacctgtcaggtgttctctctctcttcacctgtcaggtgttctctctctcatcacctgtcaggtgttctctctctcatcacctgtcaggtgttctctctctctcctcacctgtcaggtgttctctctctcttcacctgtcaggtgttctctctctcatcacctgtcaggtgttctctctctcatcacctgtcaggtgttctctctctctcctcacctgtcaggtgttctctctctctcttcacctgtcaggtgttctctctctcatcacctgtcaggtgttctctctctcatcacctgtcaggtgttctctctctcatcacctgtcaggtgttctctctctctcctcacctgtcaggtgttctctctctcttcacctgtcaggtgttctctctctctctcatcacctgtcaggtgttctctctctctcatcacctGTCAGGTGTTCTCTCACTCATCACCTGTTTTATTCTCTGACTCGTCCTCTGCAGAAACAACACGATGTCGCTGGAGAAGAAGCAGACTGCGCCGGCTGACAGGTGAGCTGGATGATTCAGTGTTAAAGTCTGCTCGCTCTCAGGTGACGTCGTGAATAACGGCGTGTTATTTCTGCAGAGGTCATGTTGTCGGCGTCATCGTCTTCGTGCTCGGCGTGGGGACGCTGCTGCCCTGGAACTTCTTCATCACGGCCTCTCAGGTTGAAATCAGAAAAGCACTAAATCTACGCCATGCTGTGTTCTTCAGTGGTGCAGCcgccctgatgatgtcatcaatgttttctgtttctcagtATTTCAACGGGCGCCTCCAAGCGCCGAACAACACGTCCAACGCCACGCTGGAGGGAGCGACTAAAGACTACAAGTATGACAGCTGGATGGCCTTGCTTTCCCAGCTGCCCCTGCTGCTATTCACCCTGCTCAACTCCTTCCTGTATCAGAGGTGAGCCCTTAGCGACCACCTTCTCCAGCACGATGGCGCCCTCTAGCGTCCGCCGCTCACACGGcgtgatgtctctctctcttcagggtGAAAGAGCGTTTCCGTGTGGCCTTCAGCCtcgtcctcatcttcctcctcttctccctcaccGCCGGCTTGGTCCAGGTCGCCATGGAGCCGGACACCTTCTTCTccgtcaccatggcaaccatctGGTTCATCAACAGTGAGGATAAACCCCCTGTCGTCCTCACGTTGTCCCTGTGGTCATTCTGCTTTAAGTTGAAGGTCGTTTACACCTGTGAactaacgtgtgtgtgtgtgtgtgtgtgtgtgtgtgtgtgtgtgtgtgtgtctctgtgtgtgtctctgtgtgtgtctgtgtgtgtgtgtgtgtgtgtgtgtgtgtgtgtctctgtgtgtgtgtgtgtgtgtctctgtgtgtgtctctctgtgtgtgtgtgtgtgtgtgtgtgtgtgtgtctctgtgtgtgtctctgtgtgtgtctctctgtctgtgtgtgtgtgtctctgtgtgtgtgtgtgtgtgtgtgtgtgtgtgtgtgtgtgtctctgtgtgtgtctctgtgtgtgtgtgtgtgtgtgtgtgtgtgtctctgtgtgtgtgtgtgtgtgtgtgtgtgtgtgtgtctctgtgtgtgtctctctgtgtgtgtgtgtgtgtgtgtgtgtgtgtctctgtgtgtgtctctgtgtgtgtctctcttctgtctgtgtgtgtgtgtgtgtctctgtgtgtgtgtgtctctgtgtgtgtgtgtgtgtgtgtgtgtctgtgtgtgtgtgtgtgtgtgtgtgtgtgtgtgtgtgtgtgtgtgtctctgtgtgtgtctctgtgtgtgtgtctgtgtgtgtgtgtgtgtgtgtgtgtgtgtgtgtgtgtgtgtgtgtctctgtgtgtgtctctgtgtgtgtctctctgtctgtgtgtgtgtgtgtgtctctgtgtgtgtgtgtctctgtgtgtgtgtgtctctgtgtgtgtgtgtgtgtgtgtgtgtctctgtgtgtgtgtgtctgtgtgtgtgtctgtgtctgtgtgtgtgtgtctgtgtgtgtgtctgtgtgtgtgtgtgtgtgtgtgtgtgtgtgtctctgtgtgtgtgtgtgtgtgtgtgtgtgtgtctctgtgtgtgtgtctgtgtgtgtgtctgtgtgtgtgtgtgtgtgtgtgtgtgtgtctgtgtctctgtgtgtgtgtgtgtgtctgtgtgtgtgtctctgtgtgtgtgtgtgtgtgtgtgtgtgtgtgtgtgtgtgtctctgtgtgtgtgtgtctctgtgtgtgtgtctgtgtgtgtgtgtctgtgtctctgtgtgtgtgtctgtgtgtgtgtgtgtctgtgtgtgtgtctctgtgtgtgtgtgtctgtgtctgtgtctgtgtgtgtgtgtgtctgtgtgtgtctgtgtgtgtgtctgtgtgtgtgtgtctctgtgtgtgtgtctgtgtgtgtgtgtgtctgtgtctgtgtgtgtgtgtgtctgtgtgtgtgtgtgtctgtgtgtgtgtgtgtctgtgtgtgtgtctctgtgtgtgtgtgtgtctgtgtgtgtgtgtgtgtgtgtctgtgtctgtgtgtgtgtgtgtctgtgtgtgtgtgtgtctgtgtgtgtgtctctgtgtgtgtgtgtgtgtgtgtgtgtgtctctgtgtgtgtgtctgtgtctctgtgtgtctctgtgtgtgtgtgtgtgtgtgtgtgtgtctctgtgtgtgtgtgtgtgtgtgtgtgtgtgtgtgtgtgtctctgtgtgtctctctgtgtgtgtgtgtctctgtgtgtctctgtgtgtgtgtctctgtgtgtctctgtgtgtgtgtctctgtgtgtctgtgtgtgtgtctctgtgtgtgtgtgtgtgtgtctctgtgtgtgtgtgtgtgtgtgtgtgtgtgtgtgtgtgtgtgtctctgtgtctgtgtgtgtgtgtgtgtctgtgtgtgtgtgtgtgtgtctctgtgtctgtgtgtgtctctgtgtgtgtctctgtgtgtgtgtctgtgtgtgtgtctgtgtgtgtgtgtgtgtgtctctgtgtgtgtgtgtgtgtgtgtctctgtgtgtgtgtgtgtgtgtgtgtgtgtgtgtgtgtgtgtgtgtgtctctgtgtctgtgtgtgtgtgtgtgtctgtgtgtgtgtgtgtgtgtgtgtctctgtgtctgtgtgtgtgtgtgtgtgtgtctctgtgtgtgtgtctgtgtgtgtgtctgtgtgtgtgtgtgtgtgtctgtgtctctgtgtgtgtgtctgtgtgtgtgtgtgtgtgtgtgtgtgtgtgtgtctgtgtgtgtgtctgtgtctctgtgtgtgtgtgtgtgtgtgtgtgtgtgtctctgtgtgtgtctctgtgtgtgtgtctctgtgtgtgtgtctctgtgtgtgtgtctgtgtgtgtggctctgtgtgtgtgtgtgtgtgtgtgtgtgtgtgtctgtctctgtgtgtgtgtgtgtgtctctgtgtgtgtgtctgtgtgtctctgtgtatgtgtgtgtgtgtgtctctgtgtgtgtgtctctgtgtgtgtgtgtgtgtgtgtgtgtgtgtgtctgtctctgtgtgtgtgtgtgtctgtgtgtgtgtgtgtctctgtgtgtgtgtgtgtgtctgtctgtgtgtgtgtgtctctgtgtgtctctgtgtgtgtgtgtgtgtctctgtgtgtgtgtctgtgtgtctctgtgtatgtgtgtgtgtgtgtctctgtgtgtgtgtgtgtgtgtgtgtctgtctctgtgtgtgtgtctctgtgtgtgtgtgtgtgtgtgtgtgtgtgtgtctgtctctgtgtgtgtgtctgtctctgtgtgtgtgtgtgtgtctctgtgtgtctctctgtctgtgtgtgtgtgtctgtgtgtgtgtctgtgtgtgtgtctgtgtgtgtgtctgtgtgtgtgtctgtctctgtgtgtgtgtgtctctgtgtgtgtctctctgtctgtgtgtgtgtgtgtgtgtgtgtgttcagtgtgtggaGCCGTGCTGCAGGGCTCTCTCTTCGGGGTGGTCGGTCTG
The window above is part of the Labrus mixtus unplaced genomic scaffold, fLabMix1.1 SCAFFOLD_275, whole genome shotgun sequence genome. Proteins encoded here:
- the LOC132967155 gene encoding equilibrative nucleoside transporter 2-like, yielding MSLEKKQTAPADRGHVVGVIVFVLGVGTLLPWNFFITASQYFNGRLQAPNNTSNATLEGATKDYKYDSWMALLSQLPLLLFTLLNSFLYQRVKERFRVAFSLVLIFLLFSLTAGLVQVAMEPDTFFSVTMATIWFINMCGAVLQGSLFGVVGLFPPRYSTLFMSGQGLAGIFAALAMLFSILSNADENSAALGYFITPCVATLMTLLCYLLLPHLEFADFYLNRRQSERVEVTQTLLSSTGQS